In one window of Onychomys torridus chromosome 7, mOncTor1.1, whole genome shotgun sequence DNA:
- the Angptl5 gene encoding LOW QUALITY PROTEIN: angiopoietin-related protein 5 (The sequence of the model RefSeq protein was modified relative to this genomic sequence to represent the inferred CDS: inserted 2 bases in 1 codon; substituted 2 bases at 2 genomic stop codons) gives MMYLSQASFLFLNVCIFICGEAIQGSCVHHSTDSLVGNMWQIKLTLKDENQSNPAVYKEDCKESCDAKTKVTREXKHYICRNLXNSIVSYTRSTKKLLRTIMDEHQASLDYLSSQVNELMNXILLLTTEVFRKQLDPFPVRPIQSHGLDCTDIKDSIVSVTKTPSGLYIIFPEGSSYPFEVICDMDFRGGGWTVIQKRMDGTVDFQRPWCDYLDRFGDLLCQMLCVDALPFLLLSGVLCLNCASISQIFSKSGKSK, from the exons ATGATGTATCTATCCCAAGCATCATTCTTGTTCttaaatgtatgtattttcatttgtGGAGAAGCTATACAAGGTAGCTGTGTTCATCATTCTACA GATTCTCTAGTAGGTAACATGTGGCAGATAAAGCTAACTCTCAAAGATGAAAATCAAAGTAACCCTGCTGTGTACAAGGAAGACTGTAAAGAGTCATGTGATGCTAAGACCAAAGTAACTCGAGA GAAACATTATATATGCA GAAACCTGTAAAATTCTATTGTTTCTTATACAAGAAGTACCAAAAAACTACTGAGAACTATAATGGATGAGCACCAAGCATCTTTGGATTATCTATCTAGCCAG GTTAATGAGCTCATGAATTGAATTCTCCTTTTGACTACAGAGGTTTTTAGAAAACAGCTGGATCCCTTTCCTGTCAGGCCCATTCAGTCACATG gTTTGGATTGCACTGATATTAAAGATTCAATTGTCTCTGTCACCAAAACCCCTAGTGGTTTATATATAATCTTTCCAGAGGGATCTAGCTATCCATTTGAG GTAATTTGCGACATGGATttcagaggaggaggatggacaGTGATTCAGAAAAGGATGGATGGGACAGTTGACTTCCAGAGGCCATGGTGTGATTACCTGGATAGATTTGGAGACCTTTTATGTCAAATGTTATGTGTTGATGCTttgccttttctccttctttctggtGTGTTATGTCTAAACTGTGCTAGCATTAGTCAAATCTTCAGTAAGAGTGGCAAATCTAagtga